GTAGAGAGCCAACGCTATGCATACGATCTGATTCAGGTCAAAGACGGACTATCCTACAAGGGTGATCCTGCGAAAAACGAAAGCTACTTCGCATTCGGGCAAGAAATACACGCCCCCCAGGCTGGAACCGTCGTGCATGTCGTCCATGATATCAAGGATAATGTCCCTGTCGGAGCAATGAACGCACAGCAGCCCGCTGGCAACGTCGTCATTCTCGATCATGGTAACGGAGAATACAGCTACTTCTCCCATCTGAAGGAAGGCTCCGCCGAGGTAAAGGTTGGCGATCGTGTGGAGAAAGGGGATTTGCTTGGGCTATGCGGCAACTCTGGCAATTCCAGCGAGCCTCATCTGCATTATCAGGTCTCTGACGGCAAGGATTTGTTCCATAGCAAATCCATTCGCGTGCAGTGGGAGAACGGATTAAATCCGCGTCAAGGTGACAGCATTCCTGCGAAATAAATAGTGTAGCTGTTAAACAGCGGTAGTCCATCCTTTTGTCTTGTATCCAAAGAGATGGACTGCCGCTTCCTTTTAGAGGACAATATCATACTTCATTATCTTGGCAGTTTGTTCTGCTACTTCCGCACCTACTAATCGTTTGATGAAAGGACATATTGATACCCGCTAAGATTCCAGCAGATGTCACGATATTTCCTTCATCCACGAATTTTACTCCTTTTTGCACAACGACTTCTGGAAAATCCTTTTCCATTCGCTCGAGACTGGCCCAATGAGTCGTTGCCCTTTTGCCTGTTAATAAGCCTGCTTTTGCAAGTAAAAAGGCTCCTGTGCAGACAGAGGCCATCAGCTCCACCTGCTGCATTTGCTCACGAATCCATTGGATCACCTGCTCATTATGGACTTCTCGTTCCCTCGCACCTATCCCACCTGGAATGATGAGAATATCAAAAGCAGGCATATTGGTCATTTTCCATAGATGTTACCGAGAATACTTCAAACGGACCTGCAAAATCCAACACCTCCACATCGTCAAACAAAAAAATTCCTACTCGCCATTGCTTGGTTTCCATATGGATCTCCCCTCTTTCATGTTTGGATATATTTTACAACGCCTTATTGGGAACATCTCTAGTTTTTTTAGCTGTAAGATTCTGCTAGAGTCATTAATAGAAGGTACAAAATGCTGGAGGAGGTCCGCTGTCTGATGAGTACCAGCCCGAATATTATAGAGGTCGCGTCCCTCATAGGAGAGCCATCCCGCGTCTCCATCCTGATCAGCCTGATGAACGGCAAGGCACTCCCCGCCAGTGAACTCGCACGAAACGCAAAAGTCACCCCCCAAACGGCAAGCACGCATTTGGCAAAGCTGGTGGAAGGAGGTCTGTTGATCAGCGAGTCACACGGCCGACATCGTTACTATCGCCTAGCCAGCCCTGATGTCGCCCATGCCCTTGAATCGTTAATGACGATCGCAGCACCTAAGCCGGTTCGTTCCTTGCGCGAGTCTGACCAATTGCGAGCCATACGCTATGCTCGTACCTGCTACGACCATCTCGCAGGAGAAGTGGGCGTTGCCCTGACGCAGAAAATGCTGGAAATGCGGTTGATCGAGGCATCCGATCAAGACTACGTGCTCAGTGAAGCTGGGAAAACCAAGCTGCAATCACTCGGCGTAGACCTTGTGGCCAAACCAAAGAGCAGACGTCGCTTTGCCCGTCCCTGTTTGGACTGGAGCGAGCGTCGCCATCACTTGGCAGGTAGCCTAGGAGCCTCACTCACCAACCGATTTTTTGAGCTTGGCTGGATCGAGCGAGTGCCAGGAGGGAGGGCAGTCCGTGTAACGCCGTTAGGCAGCTCTGGTTTTATGACCGAGTTCGGACTGCATGTAGATGAATGCAAAAAGCACAGCTAGCTACTCTGCCAGCTGTGCTTTTTCACTGACTTGCCTGCGTGGGGCAAACGTCCAGTTCACCAGGAAAATCCCTGCGAAAATCAACAATCCTCCCACATACACATGCCATTGCACTACCTCCCCCAGCAACACCCAACCCGACAAAACACCGAAGAACGGAGCGAGGAACAAAAAAGCACTCGTCCTGCCCGGATCGCCGTGATTCAGCAAGTAAAACCACGTCGCAAACTGCACAATGGAAGCCATGATCGCGAGCCAGAGGACGACGAACACAGCGGTCGGTGTCACAATGAGCTTCGGCGTTTCCAACGTGAACCCCATCACGAGGAGAAGAATTCCTCCGAACAGCATCTGATAGGCTGTCATCACCCACACATTGAAGCGGACTCCCCACTTTTTAACGAGAATCGTAGCCATTGACCACGCAAATGCGGACCCGATACCAAACAGCGTTCCCGTCTCCCATTGCAGATGGAAGCCAAGCGTGATGAACACCCCAGCCAGTCCAATCAGAACCCCCATCCATTGCGTCAGCCGATAGGATATTCCTAGAAACACCGTTCCCCATATGACCACGAGCAGTGGGTTCATAAACGTCAGGATCGAGGATTCACCCGCTGTGATCGTACGCAGACTCAAAAAGATACACCCCATGACAGCAGCCGTCTGCAAAAATCCGA
This genomic stretch from Brevibacillus brevis harbors:
- a CDS encoding ArsR/SmtB family transcription factor — encoded protein: MSTSPNIIEVASLIGEPSRVSILISLMNGKALPASELARNAKVTPQTASTHLAKLVEGGLLISESHGRHRYYRLASPDVAHALESLMTIAAPKPVRSLRESDQLRAIRYARTCYDHLAGEVGVALTQKMLEMRLIEASDQDYVLSEAGKTKLQSLGVDLVAKPKSRRRFARPCLDWSERRHHLAGSLGASLTNRFFELGWIERVPGGRAVRVTPLGSSGFMTEFGLHVDECKKHS
- a CDS encoding DMT family transporter — its product is MNQILFGILVVVTTSLMGSSFAVGKIGLAYFSPLLLVGLRFTLAGLIMGAWVWKKPLPKSAGDWGKLCLIGFLQTAAVMGCIFLSLRTITAGESSILTFMNPLLVVIWGTVFLGISYRLTQWMGVLIGLAGVFITLGFHLQWETGTLFGIGSAFAWSMATILVKKWGVRFNVWVMTAYQMLFGGILLLVMGFTLETPKLIVTPTAVFVVLWLAIMASIVQFATWFYLLNHGDPGRTSAFLFLAPFFGVLSGWVLLGEVVQWHVYVGGLLIFAGIFLVNWTFAPRRQVSEKAQLAE